A single region of the Kwoniella botswanensis chromosome 1, complete sequence genome encodes:
- a CDS encoding S-formylglutathione hydrolase has product MTLEKVSSNRVSTGYLTKYKFPSTSLGGLSTQFNIFLPSSASASSPVPVLFYLAGLTCNEDTGAQKGGLLNTAGKEGIAVVFPDTSPRGAGVEGEDDDWQLGTGAGFYLNATAEKWKKHYNMYDLVVKELPEVIKEANLGVDFSRWSITGHSMGGHGALSIYLKNPGLFKSASAFAPACNPSRTPWGINAFTNYLDAKTRSSPPSEWLPYDSTHLLQNYQGEPNILIDVGTEDDFLKKGQLEPQAISDLNKKGVEVRMQNGFDHSYYFISTFAPEHVEYHAKFLKA; this is encoded by the exons ATGACCCTCGAGAAAGTATCTTCCAACCGAGTCTCCACAGGCTACTTGACGAAATACAAattcccttccacctctctTGGGGGCCTTTCCACCCaattcaacatcttccttccttcctcgGCATCAGCCAGCTCCCCTGTGCCTGTACTGTTCTACCTGGCCGGTCTTACATGTAATGAAGATACCGGTGCTCAGAAGGGGGGACTGCTAAATACagctggtaaagaaggtatAGCGGTGGTTTTCCCCGATACGTCACCAAGAGGGGCGGGGGTCGAgggggaagatgatgattggcaATTGGGAACTG GAGCCGGTTTCTACCTCAATGCGACCGCtgagaagtggaagaaacATTATAATATGTATGATCTGGTTGTGAAGGAGCTTCCTGAGGTGATCAAGGAGGCCAACCTCGGTGTG GACTTCTCGAGATGGTCGATCACTGGTCACTCGAtgggag GTCACGGTGCACTATCGATCTACCTCAAGAATCCAGGTTTATTCAAGTCTGCCTCTGCATTCGCTCCAGCATG TAATCCCTCACGTACCCCTTGGGGAATTAACGCATTCACAAACTACCTCGATGCCAAAACTCGTTCTTCCCCACCTAGTGAATGGTTACCATACGATTCCACCCACCTCTTACAGAACTATCAGGGTGAACCGAACATCTTGATTGATGTTGGtacagaagatgatttccTAAAGAAGGGTCAATTGGAACCTCAAGCTATATCGGATTTGAATAAGAAGGGAGTAGAAGTCAGGATGCAAAATGGGTTCGATCATTCTTATTACTTT ATCTCGACCTTCGCTCCTGAGCATGTTGAATACCATGCTAAATTCCTCAAAGCGTGA